The genomic interval TCAAAATGTGTGGCATATTATGCACAAGCTGGTTTCTTTCTTATGCAagttataaacaattttatcttCGTTTCTGCCATAGTCGTAGCATTCAAGTTCCTTTAGTTATGCATCTTGTTGCTGCCATGAGAATCTCACTATTTTTGCTAATTGCTACGTACGTGTTACTGAGTTTACTCATTGGATATGGAGTACCAATTCTAcacaaaaatagaaattatgacTTACAAGATGGATTGGTGGATGTTGCTATTAGTTTCCTGCACCTTTTCTTGTCAGTTATATAGCTCAGTCCTAAACTATGTCACTTATCCGTTGCCAACAGGTATGCAAGTTCATATTATGGCCCATTTAGAGAAGCATTGAACTCAAACCCCCGGTTCGGAGACAAGAAGACGTATGTGTTATCTTAAAATTGAACTTACTATCAAATATCTAATCTATTTCACAAAATCGATTCTTACTTTGCCGTAAATCCGGTCTGTCTGAAAAAAAGCTATCAGATGAATCCAGCAAATTACAGAGAGGCTTTGACTGAGATGAGGGAAGATGAATCTGAAGGAGCTGATATTCTCTTGGTTGGTTTAATGATCACAGTTAGACATGGTACTCATCTTATACTCTTTTTTTAAACtctgactttaaaaaaattggatgtGCAGGTGAAGCCCGGTCTTCCTTATTTGGATATCATAAGGCTGCTTAGGGATAATTCTCCTCTGCCAATTGCAGCATACCAGGTTCATATCTGGCCCATTCTAGCACTAGGCAAAATGTTTATGCTGAAAAgttgatcaaatattcaattaattctGACCAATGAATATTGCATAAGCTCTAATGCTCTATACTCATAACCGAAGTCTGTCAATCTGGGGCACCTGTTCTATGGTTGTTTCAACGGTTATAGTTCTTAAGCTGTTATACTATTACatgtcataaattttttatccaatTATTTCCAAAAATGGTTGAATGGGAatttgtttgtgtaatgatcAATATATCTAGGGTTTTCTGTGATTCTTGAAGTTTGGGAATGTGAACTGCATTTGCtgtttataacattattaactgccaaaataacatatttatacAAAGTTGCTCAAGTTGAAGAAGAAACTTATTTGATATGCTAGTATCATAGTTTTTTGAAACACTACTATTGGTAATAAAAAGTTTGTGGTCTTGTGCTCTAGAAagattaatcaatttttttacttcCTCTTCTTTGGTCCATCTGCAAGGTCTGGAGCTTCGTTTTTGACAGTGGAAAATAcatgataatataaaaatacaaaagcaGTTGGTAAAGAATGGGAACAAGTATACAACATTCAAATGTTGTCTATCATAGATATTATGGATGTGATGATGCTTGATACCCTACCCTTAAATTCAAAGCTTTCAATACAAGAAAACCTTGGCATACTTTTATGTGAATGATAAGATACATTTCTGAGTAGTTTTCAAACGGGTTTGTTTTgctatattatttaattttaaacccCCTGTTTTCATATAATCCTTCTTAATTCATGGAACAGGTTTCTGGTGAATACTCAATGATAAAAGCTGGTGGTGCTCTCAAAATGATTGACGAAGAAAAGGTTATGATGGAGTCATTATTGTGCCTCAGACGAGCTGGTGCTGACATCATCCTTACATATTTTGCTCTACAAGCTGCCAAATGTTTGTGTGGAGAGAAGAGGTGAGAGCCGCTAAATAGATAGGCCATTTTCCATCCTAGAAGGCCAAAGAGCTCAAAGCATTTGCTGGTACGCAGGGTTCAAAATTTATGTCAGCATATGTTTCTCAAAATGTGTTGTTGTGGGATTTGTCAACCCATTATCTTATATACAATATAATTTATGCAACTACATAGTAACTAATACTATGTAAATGTCGGAATGTACTCAATTGCAGAATAATTAGACCTGTAACACGTCTAGCACAAGTAGTTGGTGCGTGAGTGTCTTTGAGGGTTGTAAACTTCGGAGTATCGAATTCGATTtctactcataaaaataaaacaataatgtATTTGGTGCCAAAATGAAGACGTATATTTGTGGTGATTGTTTATGTACATTAGCCTTctatttgtaatataaaatGCAGTTTCTTTATGGTATATAAATCATAATCATATGCAGTGGAGGATATCATTAGTGCAAGGTTTCGTGAGTTGGATACATAGTCAATATTGTAGAACAGCAACTTGATTTTGTAATAACAGATCTCACGAGGGCTTAGTAAGACTGAATTGGatcattttctgttttccttGGTCCGCTGGCATTACATTTTTTCCAGTATAGCAGTAGCATACTATACCATCAAGGAAAAGTCAATCCTACACCATGATTTCCTCAAATTaagttattatttaatattttatactgATGGACGTCTGCCTAAACAGATTTTTTACAAATATCGTGACCCCCTCCCCTTCCCTTCTTCTGTTTCCTATTTTGAGCCTACCTTCTACAGAAGGAAATAATAACCTGTTTTGTTTTTCCGTTCCTTGGCCTCAAGCAACAAATAAACAGAGAACTTGAGGAGGACGGATAAACTAGTGTACCGGTTTTGTACAAAGTGGAATGCAAATGGTTTCCAACATCAACCATGTTCATTGAGGTACCTTTCTGCAATGGCGGCGTGAACAGCAGCTCCTATTGGTAGAGCATCTTCATCAATCATGAAATGTGGAGAGTGTCCCGTGTGAGTAGACCCTAGTGTTTCATTCCTTATCCCTATATAGAAGAAAGCTGAAGGAACCACCTGAGAGTAAAAAGAGAAATCTTCAGCACCCATCATAGGTGGGACTACCCTGAAATTCTTTTTGCCCAGCAAATCGATGGACACCTTCTTCACATGTTCATACATTTGGTCATCATTAACCGTGGGAGGATAAATAGTGTACTCCTTTTCAAAGAAGTCAACTTCTGCAAAACACCTGTAGACACTAGCTTGTTCCACAATCACCTGTTTTGAGAGTTAAGACAACAATAGGATTCATGCTAAGCTCATCCATTCATTTGCAAAGTTAGtataatagaaatagaaatgaTGGTACATTTATAAGCCAAAATTGCCAACCTGCTGTATTCTGTCTAGCAGCTGGTAAAAACTGGTGTTAGAAAACGCTCTGAAGGTCCCGCCGATGACCACTGCATCCGGTATCATGTCATAACTATTGCCTCCATTAAACGAAGTTACAGACACAACCTGAGTTGTAAAGGGAACCAAATAGTTAGTTAGGGAAGGTATGCAAATGGAATCAAGACCACTAAAGAACACAAGATTGGAATTTGGTAATGAGGTATGTATGACAATGAACCTGTGAATCTAATGGGTTTGATTCGCGGGAGACAATGCCTTGTAAGCTGATAACTGCAGCTGAAGCAGCCAAAACTGGATCAACAGTGTGGTGAGGATTTGCAGCAAGGGCTCTTTTTCCACTAATTACGGCTCTGAAAAATCCACAGCCAGCCAACAGGGGTCCAGGCCTTGAACCAATTATGGAAGTTGGATGTTCATGGGATACATGAACTGCAAATATAGCCTCCACATCATCCAAAGCACCATCTTGTATCATTCGCTTTGCGCCATTACCAGCTTCTTCTGCTGGCTGGAATAACAGAATAACGGTTCCCTGTGATGGACAGAACAAGAATACCGAGTTTAGTCTAGTCATACAATTTCTCtctttcaatatttatttaaggCATAAAAATTGTTCTTATGAACCAGGTCGGATATCGGTACGGTAGTGTCCAATTTATggcatttataaaaaatatatataaacccaATCCCGATAATGCAATTTGATGTCTGAGTAATCGGGCCTGTTAGTAGTAATTTTGTACTGTTTTTGTTTATTACACTTATTTTTTTCAAcgatgataaatataaatttcaaattttttttatatccatttaaatattttaatttttctcttcTTATCAATCATCAATCTAACCTACCTATTTAATTATTCTCTTTCTCACGGTATATAAACCACGTGATacactaaattttttttcttttttttctctcgtTAACTCCGGGTCCAAAGACATCAGTGCtttctaattatttatataagcAAGACTTGACTTGTGTAGTACAACCGAGACATAAGTTTTCTTGGTtgagtatttaaa from Cicer arietinum cultivar CDC Frontier isolate Library 1 chromosome 5, Cicar.CDCFrontier_v2.0, whole genome shotgun sequence carries:
- the LOC101513810 gene encoding IAA-amino acid hydrolase ILR1-like 6; the protein is MLQLKNKMKFQNSLFFSVMIIFLLTVIVLERFTDSIAVYIPSAAYDHVLFSDRRSCDQENKQLTIFPCKNETRRRTMETSCDVWSEACSEAVLSIARRPETAEWLKSVRRKIHENPELAFEEIETSRLIREELDLMEVSYRFPLAKTGIRAWIGTGGPPFVAVRADMDALPIQEGVEWEYKSKVAGKMHACGHDAHVAMLIGAAKILKTREHLLKGTVILLFQPAEEAGNGAKRMIQDGALDDVEAIFAVHVSHEHPTSIIGSRPGPLLAGCGFFRAVISGKRALAANPHHTVDPVLAASAAVISLQGIVSRESNPLDSQVVSVTSFNGGNSYDMIPDAVVIGGTFRAFSNTSFYQLLDRIQQVIVEQASVYRCFAEVDFFEKEYTIYPPTVNDDQMYEHVKKVSIDLLGKKNFRVVPPMMGAEDFSFYSQVVPSAFFYIGIRNETLGSTHTGHSPHFMIDEDALPIGAAVHAAIAERYLNEHG